One genomic window of Salvelinus alpinus chromosome 17, SLU_Salpinus.1, whole genome shotgun sequence includes the following:
- the ugt5e1 gene encoding UDP glucuronosyltransferase 5 family, polypeptide E1 yields MLVTVAAPLCFPPHPALFLLTCLLWVFPAQSHSGNILVYPVDGSHWLNMDILLRELHQRGHSLTVVRSSTSWYVPEHAPHYSSVTVPVPGASSLEDPQYMAYFLKRSLEIWTRERSVLSFIELQKETINLLEEAHRGSAEMALLAMEDKQLMEKLKAANFDLMLTDPGFAGGVVLGNYLGLPIVLNVRWITNAEGHFAIAPSPLSYIPTIGSLVTDKMSFANKLKNFLHYGIALYIDYGITRPLYQGVINKFIDPNTNIYSLIQGADLWLMRVDFVFEFPRPTMPNVVYMGGFQCKPSKPLPAELESFMQSSGEHGVVVMSLGSLLGSLLPEISEVIAAAFTLLPQKVVWRHTGEKPSTLGNNTLLVNWLPQNDLLGHPKTRAFVTHGGTNGIYEAIYHGVPMLGLPLIFDQFDNMLRLQARGVAKVLEVTALKVEPMTQALTDIMDNRKHYRDNMRRMSKLHHDTPIKPMDNAIFWLEFAMRHKGAAHLRTESYKMPWYAYHNVDVLVLLLTVVVSVVLLTLMTCKVLGRALCRKKKEKLQ; encoded by the coding sequence ATGCTAGTCACCGTGGCAGCCCCACTTTGCTTCCCTCCACATCCTGCTCTCTTCCTCCTGACCTGTCTCCTGTGGGTGTTCCCAGCTCAGAGCCACTCTGGCAACATCCTGGTGTACCCTGTGGACGGCAGCCATTGGCTCAACATGGACATCCTCCTGCGAGAGCTGCACCAGCGGGGGCACTCTTTAACGGTGGTCCGCTCGTCCACCAGCTGGTACGTCCCTGAACACGCCCCCCACTACTCCTCCGTCACAGTGCCGGTGCCCGGGGCCAGCAGCCTGGAGGACCCACAGTACATGGCATACTTCCTGAAGAGAAGCCTGGAGATATGGACACGAGAGCGCTCCGTTTTGTCCTTCATTGAACTACAGAAGGAGACAATTAATTTGCTGGAGGAGGCCCATCGCGGCAGTGCTGAAATGGCCCTCTTAGCCATGGAGGACAAACAATTAATGGAGAAGCTGAAGGCAGCCAACTTTGATTTAATGTTGACTGATCCTGGATTTGCAGGAGGAGTTGTATTAGGGAATTACTTGGGTCTTCCTATTGTGCTTAACGTTCGTTGGATCACGAATGCAGAGGGACACTTTGCAATTGCACCTTCGCCCCTTTCTTACATACCAACTATCGGGTCACTGGTCACAGATAAAATGAGCTTTGCCAACAAACTGAAAAACTTCTTGCATTATGGAATTGCTCTTTATATTGATTATGGCATAACAAGACCCTTATACCAGGGTGTGATCAACAAATTCATCGATCCAAACACCAACATCTATTCTCTCATTCAAGGGGCTGACCTATGGCTGATGAGAGTGGACTTTGTGTTCGAGTTCCCACGCCCCACCATGCCCAACGTGGTCTACATGGGGGGCTTCCAGTGTAAGCCTTCTAAGCCTTTGCCCGCAGAGTTAGAGTCATTTATGCAGAGCTCGGGGGAACATGGGGTCGTGGTCATGTCTTTGGGGAGTCTGCTGGGTAGCCTCCTACCGGAGATCTCAGAGGTCATTGCTGCTGCCTTCACCCTCCTGCCTCAGAAGGTGGTGTGgagacacactggagagaagccctcTACTCTAGGCAACAACACACTGTTGGTGAACTGGCTGCCTCAGAACGACCTACTGGGCCATCCCAAAACAAGAGCATTTGTGACACATGGGGGTACCAATGGGATCTATGAGGCCATCTACCATGGGGTTCCCATGTTAGGCCTTCCTCTCATCTTTGACCAGTTTGACAACATGCTGCGTCTACAGGCCAGGGGTGTGGCTAAGGTTCTCGAGGTGACGGCCCTAAAGGTGGAACCTATGACACAGGCACTGACAGACATCATGGACAACAGGAAGCACTATAGAGACAATATGCGCAGGATGTCAAAGCTCCACCATGATACACCTATCAAACCAATGGACAACGCCATCTTCTGGCTAGAATTTGCCATGAGACACAAGGGTGCAGCACACTTGCGCACTGAGTCCTACAAGATGCCCTGGTATGCTTACCACAATGTGGATGTGCTGGTACTTCTCCTGACTGTTGTAGTCTCTGTCGTGTTACTAACGCTAATGACTTGCAAGGTTTTAGGCAGGGCTCTTTGCcgaaagaaaaaggaaaaactGCAATAA